The nucleotide sequence GCATCATTATTCTGAACTGACACTGAATGAAGTTGCAGAGGTGATGGAAACAAATCTGGCCACAGCCAAGAGTCGACTGCGGCTGGCCCGGGAAAAACTGCGAGAGAAGTTGACGCTGATGGGCGTGACAGGCCCTCAAAAAAAATAAATTGCTGATATAATAGAGAGAATTTCAAAAAGAATTGAACCCGATCGAAGCGTGCTGCGTTGACTCCCGCGGGCCGACACAGTCGCTTTCTTTTCACTAACACAAACAGTACGGAGTAGAGGGGATGAGCTATTTCAGTCGGCTCACTGACATTGTTACCTGTAATTTGACTCACCTGCTGAATAATGCGGAAGATCCTGTTAAGGAGATCGAGCAGATTATCTCTGAGATGAAAGAAGGGATCGCAGGCGCTAACCGCAGTGTGAAAACCGCGTCTGCTAATGAACAGGCGATTCAGCAGGAACTGGCTGATTATGAGAGTCAGATCTTTCAGTGGAAAGAAGCAGCGAAAAACGCGTTGGGAATGGGTGATGAAACAGAAGCACGGAACTCACTGGTGCGCAAACAGGAAGTGGAAGACTTGAAAGCCGGTCTGGAACAGCAGCATCGGGCCGCTGTCGCGACCTGCGAGCATTTGACCACGACCCTGCATGCCCTCGAAGCCAGATTAGCTGAAGCCCGACGCAAGCAGGTGGAATTAACGGAACAGACCGGACTGTCAGAAACATCGGCGCAAAGCACCTCGAATACTACAGATGCCGAGTCATCCCTGAATCCTTCCCGTTCTGAACAGATCGATTCGGAACTGGCTGAATTAAAGCGGGAACTAGGCCAGTAACAGGAGGTCTGGAGTTGTCTGGCCCGGATTTACACCCGGTGAATCTGAATTCGCTATAACCCGTTTAATCGTTTCGCCTTATGGAACTGCGGCACCTGCCAATGTGAACATTCGTTTTCAGGCACAAATAGTTGCTTAAGAATGGATCATTCAACAAGATGGTACTTGCAACCGATCAGTTCTAATTTAGAATTAAATATAGATAACTGGGAGATCTGGAAGAACTTCCTGATCCTTGGTTCTGGTTCTGATCACAATTTCCGGGGAAGGCTCCGGAATGGCTGATACGATTAACAGAACCCGCATGTTCTTCTCAAAGGCTTTTGACTAACGGGTTTCAAGTTTGAAACAACTGAAATTCCGCGGTTAATTGTCCGATGACGAATTACACACATCCTCAATTCCTAATTTACATCAATGATGTTGGAGTCGTGCCACCATGGCCAAAAAATATCTGAACCTCGAAGAAGCAGCCGCCGAGCTGGGCATGGAAAAAGAAGAATTGAACCGCTTACGGGAAGCGGGAGATATTCGTGGCTTTGCCGATAGAGGTGCCTGGAAATTTCGCATGGAGGATGTGGAAGAATTAGGACGCAGCCGCCAGGCGGATTCCGATCCCGCAATTCCCCTGTTCAACAATGAGGACCTGGAAGATGACGACCTGTTCGACTCTGCCATTCTCGACAACGATGACATGACTCTGGAATCAGACAGTGTCATTGATGAAGATGAAGTCGGCGAACAGGCAACCGTAATCCGTGGCAGTGTGCACGATGACGACGATGAACCAGTCGAACTCAGCAGCTCCGACAGTGATGTGCGACTCGTGGTTGACGATGGTGATGATCTGCAGTTGGACAGTGAACCGGAACTGGTTGCCGTGGGTGAAGATTCAGACAGCGATGTGCGTCTGACCGATGATTCAAGTATCGACCTGGGCAGCGACAGCGATGTCAAACTGGTGGAAGGTGACTCAGAACCAGACTTTGAAATACTGGATCTGGAATCTGGCAGTGACAGCGATGTCAAACTCGTCGCCGACGATTCCAGCCCGATGGGCAGCGAAAGTGACGTCGCTCTGATTGGAGAAGACTTCGACCTGGGCAGCGACAGTGATGTGGCGCTGGTGTCTGACGATAGCGATGAATCGTCGATCCTCGCGGAAGACAGTGGGCTTTCTCTCGCTGAAGACAGCGGGATCTCTTTAGCATCCGACAGTGGCATTTCTTTGGCAGGACCACTGGACAGTGGTATTTCACTGGAATCCGCAGATGAAAGCGGTATTTCTCTTGTCGGGGATGATGCCAGCGGGCTTTCACTGCAAGGCGATGATAATGGCAGTGATATTTCCATCACAGCCGACAGTGGTATTTCACTGGAACCGTTCGACGTGGAAGATGATGAGCAGACTTCCCCCATGATGTCAGCCAGCGCAGGGAAAGATGCGACCATGGAAATCCCGGCACTGGATGATGACGATGATTTCGCTGACAGCAGTTTTGATCTGGAAGACACAAATTCCGATACCAGCGTCCTGATGGTGAATGACTCTGGCGGTTCTTCAGGCTCTGTCATCCTGGATTCGGATGATGATGATGGTGAGTCGGCGATTTTTGATGACGATGAGTTCGCCAGTGATGATGGTATCTCAGATGTCTTCGATGACGAAGATGACTTCGACGATATCTACGATGCCGACGATGATGATTTCGATGACTCTTTCCAGAGTGGTGAAAGCCATGCCGAGTTCGTCGCTCCCGCATCTTTTGCCGGCGGACGAGGCGCAGCGATGGCCGCTCCCGAAGCAGAATGGGGAGTCGGAACATTTGTGGGATTAGGCATCTCAACATTGTTAATGAGCATCTGCGGACTGATGATGTATGATCTCATCCGTACAATGTGGCATTACGATGAGCCTTCCGCAGTCAGCTCACCCATACTCGAAATGATCCGCGGACTGTTTTAAGCAAAGTCCGCTGTCCATCATTCCAGTTTGAGATCAGCTGTTACTCATACCAGTCAGTCTGCTGCGCTGATATTCTGAGCGATCAGAAACAGCAGACCGTTTTTTTCTGCTTCTCACCAGATGTTAACGCTGTGGTCGGGACTCAGGCGGATCAGGTTTCTATAATGGAAACCATAACGTGATACCCGCCCTGACCACACTGCTTTGAACTGGTGAAAGATTATGTATCAGAAATCCCTGTGTCTCCTCGTTCTGCTCGCTCTTGTTATTTCATCCCCCCTGCAGGCGGCTGAGCGTACGCTGCGCTATCGCGATCGCAAACCCCAGGAATACAAGCTGACGGCCCGTGCCAGCAAAATTGACCCCCGCACGAAAGAACATCCGGAGATCGATTATGTTTTCGAAGCGAAAGGTAAGCCCCAGGATGTGGAACATGCCGTGGTAGATACCCGCGTCAAACCACGCGGCAAACTGGTAATCTGGCTGATGGGTTATAACAGTCAGCTGTTTGATCGACTCTCCAGCTACGGCCTGCATGCCATTCAGGTGCATTACGCCAACCGCTGGTTCTCCAAGGTCTGTCGCGAAAATCCGGTTGGTGAAACCTGTCGTGGCAATGTCCGTCTGGAAGCGGCGACCGGGGAAGATTATAGCGATCAGGTGTCGATCCCCCACCCGGACGGCATGAAAGAACGGGCGCTGCAGTTTGTGAAATGGCTGGCAAAAGAAAACCCACAGGGGCAGTGGAATTATTATCTGACGCCCGATGGGAAAGACCTTCGCTGGGAAGATGTGATCATGGCAGGCAGCTCGCACGGTTCTACAACGGCGGCCCGGTTCGCGAAACATCAGAAGGTCAGTCGCGTTGTCATGTTCTGTGGCCCGCGTGATCAACTGCAGAACTGGCAGATGCTGCCTTCCGCGACTCCCACCAATCGCTACTTCGGTTTTTCTCATGTACTGGATGGCGGTTGGACTGCCGACCATTACTGCCGTTCCTGGGAACTGATTGGTCTCAATGAATTTGGTCCGATCGTGAATGTGGACAAGGCAAAGCCACCCTATGGAAATACCCGGCGACTGATTACCGACTTCGATGTCAAAAACAATACCCGCCGCGCCCATTCCTCGGTCGTACCAGGTGGGAATGCCGGCAAGAATGCGCAAGGTCAGTATATCCATGAAGCAGTCTGGCGTTACCTGTTTACCGAACCGGTAGACAAAGTAGGAAAGCCGGTGCCCCTGGATCCAGGTTGTGAGAAAAATCAGCGAGACAGCTGATGAATGAAGCGATCGACGGTTTCAGTGAACAGGAAATACGGTTCTTCCGCCGCATCTTTGTCTATTGCATGCTCGACTCTCTTCAAGCGAAGGGTAATCGTCCCCAGACCTGGATGACTCGGGGGACTCCGGACAATGTTCTGGGGTCTGCAGCATAGTCATAGAGTTCTCTGACGATTTCATCGATCTCCCCTGGAGTGGCAAGGTCATCCTCGAGAATCGCATCGGCTATGTTTTCCATAGTGAGGCCATTCAGTTGTTTGACTTCACCCTGCAGTCCTGTCGGCTGAACGACTGAAACTTTCAGATTTTGAATGCCACAGTCATGCAGGATTCCCGGAAGACGCTGTCCGATGTTCGGGTCGCCGCCTCTGTGACGAACGACCGTGTTGAACAAATCAAAGAACTTTTGAAAGGCAGGACTCTCCGGGTAGTTGAACGAACCACTGAAGTCGATGTCTTCCACAACCAGGAAACCGGTGGGACGCAGTTGTTTCAGAAATGATCTGACTGCCGAGACAGGATCTTTCAAGTGAGTGAGCAGAAAGCGGGAGTAAACCAGGTCGAATTCCGGTGTCGCTGAAATCTCGCTCGCATCGGAGAGACGGAATTCAATATTCGTGAGCCCCTGCTCTGCTGCTTCCTGGCGTGCGATCGACAGTTTGGTCTCATCGATATCAACGCCTACCACTCTTCCCACCGGCGCCACTCGACGGGCCAGTTCGCATGTGACATCACCACCGCCACAACCCACATCCAGACAGGTCATGCCTTCCGTCAGATTGATCTGGTCAAGTAGTGTGCCTGTGCTCTCTGCCATCACACGTCCCAGCACGCGAAGGCGTTCCCGCCCCTCGACACCGCCGCGGATTACATATTGAGTTTTTCGGTTCATAAGCTCACGCATGAATTATCTTTACTCATTATCGCAACCTGAATTGATGTAACTTTCCTACCTCAAAGCAGGTAACGTTGAACTCTCAACAAATACACGTATTATTACTCGATTGGAATTCATATTTTCAATAAAAAAACAGTCACACTCGCCCCGTTAAGTTTCCAGCCAGATCCATCGTCTTAAATTCTCAATCTCACCGCCTGCTTCTGAGCTGAACCGACGCTCAAACAGACCACAATCTCACTCCGTCTTTTCATATAGACAATACAGTATTTCACGAAACTGAAAACACACTGCCCTCTTTCGATACGCGTAACTTTATCAAAATATTAAATAAAGCTGGAATTTTGAAAATATTCTGTAGTCTGGTCCCGATTACTGGAATCTAGTTAGAAGGGGGTCTGTAGTACAGTGTTTATACGCGCATCCAATCAGAACTGATTTATCTGATGAACGAAGTCATTTTGAACAATGAATTTTTCCAACAGTTACTTAAGCATCAGGGGCAGCTGCATGCCTATGTGCTTTCTCTGGTTGGAAATACGTCCGATGCCCACGATTTACTTCAAGACGTGAATCAATGTCTGCTCGAGAAACAAAGCAGCTTTACGCTGGGTACGAATTTCCTGGCCTGGTCACGAAAAGTAGCATTCTTCAAGATTCAGTCATACTGGCGCGATCAGAGCCGCAACCGTATGCTATTCGACGATGAGCTGCTTAACAGCATGTCTGAAACCATCGAATGCATGCCTGATTTATATAACGAACAGATAGAAGCACTCAAAACGTGCATTACCCACTTACCGTCAGACAAACAGATACTCATGCAGCAACGATACGGACAGTTTCTGCCTCTGAAACAGATTGCTGAATACTGGGGAAAATCAGAAAAAGCGATAGGCGTGATGCTGCTGCGTGTCAGACTGCGGCTGCAGGATTGCATCCAGAAATCCATCGCAGCGAGGTCCCGCATCTGATGATTAGAGAAAATTCAACCAGCTGGGAAGACCCACTCCCGAAACTGGTGGCCCTGTATTTCGATAACCAATTGAATGAACGCGAATTGAAGCAGTTGCAAACCCGGTTAAAGAGCGATCCGGAAGCACGCATCTTCTTTGTTCAGTTTTCTGCCCTGCAGACTCAACTGGAATGGATCCATACCGACTCATCCTCTCCGCAGGAGATGACACACTTACCAGGGTCAATCTATTCCAGAAAAAAGAACTGGAATCTCATTCTATATGTCACTTGCTGTGTCTGTCTGGTTCTGGGGGGACTGTTGTCCATGCACCTGATGACACCCGTTGCCCACGTATTTCCGGAACCCGGCAGTGTTTGGAGTTCTGGCAATATCACGACGGAAGAAAAATTGCTGCCCGGTTCTCGCAGGCATTTGTTAAGAGGGGCGATCGAAATTCGCTTCACTTCGGGATCAATTGTGAATCTGAAGGCTCCCGCGCAGTTTACCGTTCACAACTCAAATGAAATCTTCCTGCAAGCAGGAAAGCTGGTAGCTGATGTTCCGGAATCAGGTCACGGGTTTACTGTGGAAACGCAGACGGGAAAGATTATTGACCTGGGTACTTCGTTCTCCGTAAATGTCGGTGCTGAACTGAACACGGAAATCAAAGTCTATCGCGGCAAAGTCCAGGTCGCGGGTTCCAAAGAGACAGAACCGCCTCGTGAGATCCGGGCAAATGAAGCGGTTCAGATCGACCCGGTTTCGAATTTGATTCAACCCGGGGATTATACCAGTAGTGATTTTATCCCACTCATTTCGCGAGATTATGCGGTAGATCAATTTTCTGATAATGTCATTTTTCAGGAACAACTGCCCGATCAGATTGCGCAGGGCGAATTCCAGGTACTAGAACGGGACGGAGCGATTTTTCTATTCCCAGAAAAACGCGATATTCTGCTTTCGGAGAATTTGCCGGTCTCAATTACTCAACCGGGCGACTACCGGGCAGAAGAGCAGATTGAAACAGAAACCGATTTTGTCTCGCGAGGCATGAAAGTGGAT is from Gimesia maris and encodes:
- a CDS encoding DNA-binding protein, producing the protein MAKKYLNLEEAAAELGMEKEELNRLREAGDIRGFADRGAWKFRMEDVEELGRSRQADSDPAIPLFNNEDLEDDDLFDSAILDNDDMTLESDSVIDEDEVGEQATVIRGSVHDDDDEPVELSSSDSDVRLVVDDGDDLQLDSEPELVAVGEDSDSDVRLTDDSSIDLGSDSDVKLVEGDSEPDFEILDLESGSDSDVKLVADDSSPMGSESDVALIGEDFDLGSDSDVALVSDDSDESSILAEDSGLSLAEDSGISLASDSGISLAGPLDSGISLESADESGISLVGDDASGLSLQGDDNGSDISITADSGISLEPFDVEDDEQTSPMMSASAGKDATMEIPALDDDDDFADSSFDLEDTNSDTSVLMVNDSGGSSGSVILDSDDDDGESAIFDDDEFASDDGISDVFDDEDDFDDIYDADDDDFDDSFQSGESHAEFVAPASFAGGRGAAMAAPEAEWGVGTFVGLGISTLLMSICGLMMYDLIRTMWHYDEPSAVSSPILEMIRGLF
- a CDS encoding FecR domain-containing protein; its protein translation is MIRENSTSWEDPLPKLVALYFDNQLNERELKQLQTRLKSDPEARIFFVQFSALQTQLEWIHTDSSSPQEMTHLPGSIYSRKKNWNLILYVTCCVCLVLGGLLSMHLMTPVAHVFPEPGSVWSSGNITTEEKLLPGSRRHLLRGAIEIRFTSGSIVNLKAPAQFTVHNSNEIFLQAGKLVADVPESGHGFTVETQTGKIIDLGTSFSVNVGAELNTEIKVYRGKVQVAGSKETEPPREIRANEAVQIDPVSNLIQPGDYTSSDFIPLISRDYAVDQFSDNVIFQEQLPDQIAQGEFQVLERDGAIFLFPEKRDILLSENLPVSITQPGDYRAEEQIETETDFVSRGMKVDCYRIYYDPASNHRDMIRAEGVVHFHQPILGLITTKTRLLETDSVLNPLCAGGNCPPIQHQEVEARVAEDGTHQDILSLSEDRKTLKFILHTGTKYVDEFRVLVASP
- a CDS encoding PspA/IM30 family protein; the encoded protein is MSYFSRLTDIVTCNLTHLLNNAEDPVKEIEQIISEMKEGIAGANRSVKTASANEQAIQQELADYESQIFQWKEAAKNALGMGDETEARNSLVRKQEVEDLKAGLEQQHRAAVATCEHLTTTLHALEARLAEARRKQVELTEQTGLSETSAQSTSNTTDAESSLNPSRSEQIDSELAELKRELGQ
- a CDS encoding class I SAM-dependent methyltransferase; translated protein: MRELMNRKTQYVIRGGVEGRERLRVLGRVMAESTGTLLDQINLTEGMTCLDVGCGGGDVTCELARRVAPVGRVVGVDIDETKLSIARQEAAEQGLTNIEFRLSDASEISATPEFDLVYSRFLLTHLKDPVSAVRSFLKQLRPTGFLVVEDIDFSGSFNYPESPAFQKFFDLFNTVVRHRGGDPNIGQRLPGILHDCGIQNLKVSVVQPTGLQGEVKQLNGLTMENIADAILEDDLATPGEIDEIVRELYDYAADPRTLSGVPRVIQVWGRLPFA
- a CDS encoding sigma-70 family RNA polymerase sigma factor, which translates into the protein MNEVILNNEFFQQLLKHQGQLHAYVLSLVGNTSDAHDLLQDVNQCLLEKQSSFTLGTNFLAWSRKVAFFKIQSYWRDQSRNRMLFDDELLNSMSETIECMPDLYNEQIEALKTCITHLPSDKQILMQQRYGQFLPLKQIAEYWGKSEKAIGVMLLRVRLRLQDCIQKSIAARSRI
- a CDS encoding BPSS1187 family protein, whose product is MYQKSLCLLVLLALVISSPLQAAERTLRYRDRKPQEYKLTARASKIDPRTKEHPEIDYVFEAKGKPQDVEHAVVDTRVKPRGKLVIWLMGYNSQLFDRLSSYGLHAIQVHYANRWFSKVCRENPVGETCRGNVRLEAATGEDYSDQVSIPHPDGMKERALQFVKWLAKENPQGQWNYYLTPDGKDLRWEDVIMAGSSHGSTTAARFAKHQKVSRVVMFCGPRDQLQNWQMLPSATPTNRYFGFSHVLDGGWTADHYCRSWELIGLNEFGPIVNVDKAKPPYGNTRRLITDFDVKNNTRRAHSSVVPGGNAGKNAQGQYIHEAVWRYLFTEPVDKVGKPVPLDPGCEKNQRDS